The genomic window CATTTCAAGCTATTTTAAGCGTTTCAAAATCTAAAAAGAACATTGGTATCAGTCATTCTCTAAGTTTGCACATTTAAGCCTTGTAGCATCATGCATTTAGTTAACAGAGAATGATAACAGAACTAGGCTAACTCCACATCTAGAAATATAGTCAAGCAAATTATCACCTTATTGTTGATTCTTGGAGAGTCGTCCGAATGCCAGGTGTTAGTTATCCATGTCTGGCAGTGCGAAAAACATGAGTTTATGAACATACCGATGTTCCTGTTATGTTGGAATTGGTTCAGCTCCTCTAGCATAAAATTTCGGAATCCTGTGAATGATATGTTATTAaatgagtgactaagacagaaaaTTACCCTGCCGTATTTCAAATTTGGCCACATATCCCCTGTTGATAGACATTGATTTTTCCCCAGTCCCCATCCCTGTTATAGCAGCATCAGCGGTTCAACATTGGTTCAGTGGCAGGATTGTTCTGTCTCATTCTAAGTCTTTATTCACCATTCACATTTCCGCAACAACCTAACGAATCCCATCCCTAGTACTTAACACACTATAAATTATTTGACATTAGCAACATAAATACTTATGTTTGATGAAATCCAGACACATGGAAGAGAGTTCCACGCAACTGTCTGTAACTGTAAGTAAGATGTTAACCGTTGCACTGTCCCCGCCCGTTTTTCTTCCCTAGCATGCTCAGGCTCTTAGACAGAAAACAAACAGAAGAATAAAGATGTTCTTTAACACTAATAGTCTTTCAATGTACCTTAAAATAACATCTGATAGTTGTTTAGAAATAACAGGTGCTTCCTCAGCAGGCCGACCAGCCCTCACAAGTGGTGAACAAAGCAGAGGCATATGAGACTCAATGGCTAAGCAACCCTCATCAGGTGAATATGTTGACTGTTCAATACTCAAGTCCAACACAGCCCTGCAGTTCATTATTCAATAAGCTTCTTCATTATCAATTACCAAATAGGCGGCTGGATACTATTCAAGAAAAGCAAATAATTGGACGAAATCCTTCATGAGCTGAATGGTCATACAAAGTTTCGTCATTAGCATTATGGTCATATAAAAAAGGCTATCAATGAGGATATTAGAACCTGTTGAACCATCTAATATGCTTCTTCATTTGGTGCTTTCCTACTGAGATTGGTCATTTTGGGCAACATTTTACTAGTTATCATACCAAACTACCAATTTTTTATACTGTGCTAATGAACCCAAAACTTAGATAAATCATTCTTTCAAGGGCATGAGAAGTTTCAGAAACTGTGGTGAAGTCggcgtttaatttttcttttacgTACAGTTACGAAAAAAAATCATATATGGTTATTTTCAAGGTGGAAGACTAACACCAGAGACTCCATAATCAGACCATATCTATGTGAGTCATACAAATATATCCAGGCTGTCTCAATGTAACaagtaaaaagaaagaaaagtaaaAGAGTGCAACTGTGAGTGCATCTAGTAAATGAAACTTGATATTAAAATGCTATCAATTGATGAACTTGTGAGGAGAAAAACAAACCTGGACTACTGATGTGGTGGATCAAGAAGCGGTCCACCAGGCTTGAACAGAGAGATAAACCTATTAGACGAATCCATAGCACCTTCACTAGAATTTTCATGATGGATTCTTACTCTGAGTTAGGGTCTGCCAAAATATACTTCTACTGAAGAATGCACAGAATGCCGTTCAGAGTAAGTTTCCTCCTTTCTTTACTAATAGTACACAAATCGTTAAGAATGAATTCCTGGCAACTTGGCTGCTTTTGTTAAGAAAATTTCATTGTCGCCCCTTCAATTACAAGAAATTAACATTGCACTTCTTACACAGCTTTATAAAGTAGAACCACAGTGATTTCCCAAGCCATTACCTGTAACTATCATAGACGATTCTGCTGCCTTAAATTTGAGGTTAACAGTTCCGGACCCACCTTTTCCCATAAATTTAAAAAGAAATTTCACAGTCTGTTTCCCAATGAAAATTCGACCATCATAGATCCACGGAGACATAAGGTACAGAATTTTTACCACTATGAAAACTTTGAACAGTTACATCTACAGCAGCCAAAAATGTCTCACGAAAGTTTCATCAGGATATTCCGTATGTTAATACCATACCAATACTCTAAAAATTTGCACAAGGTGTTGAAGCCTAAGAGAGGCCTGAGAGAAGTTCTTATAAAGTTACGACAACCAAACAGATCTCAAATTTCATGGTGTGAACTATATAAGAATGTTACTAGCCACAAGTACAAAGAGACTTTGATTGCATCCTAGATGAGCTAATAAACTTACAAAACTAAACAACAAACCACCGATATACCTTTCATTAAATGTCAGTTCCAACTGTTCTACAGCTGAAATGTAGTCATTCAAATTCAATACACGAGTTCCAAATAAACTAAGAGTTGGTAGAATTCATAAACTACCCCAGACAAATATATGCTTTAAAGTGACTGGTGCGAGAAAGACCCAACATAGGAAAAGACTAAGATAAActataattcaaaattttcagATTATCTACAGAAATTTTCACATCTCCCTAATTTGATTAAGAAGTAGTAAATTGTTAATTAAGGTTTACCTTCAATAATTCAGGAGCTTCTTTCTCATACTTGATGACAAACTTGTCTAAGAAAGACTGCTTACTTTTTTGCAAAATCGTATACATGGAATATTTATCCGACCCTTAGAGACTAAAATTCGGTGAATAGAACACCTGGGAATAATCCTCTTCTCCAAGCTATAATTCAAAATCACAGGGCGCCTGGCAATAAGCAATGAACTAATACCCATTTGATTCACAAGGTAATCCATAGTCCCTATTATCTTCTTCTCAGAGTGCCTCATACAGAAAGGACATGACACAAATGCATTTTGAATTTGGTCTTCTGACCAACCCCATTTCCTGTAATTGTTTCCCAGGTTGATTTAAATATCTCTGTGAATACCTGAATACCACTAAGAAATCCAGTTCCATAAGGATCAAAACCCATACCCTTAATCTCTTGTACAATGTCCTTGAATTAACAGTGTTCAGCATTAGTGTCTTCGGTTTGTAGATTAGAATCTCCATTCAAAGCCTGTATGTTGATCATGGCTTTCTCAATTAGTTTTAGAGGAAATCTTGAGCGTTGGAAAACCGCTAAAACGTATCTGTCAGTGCTAAATATGTTCTTGATGAAATCGAAAAAAGGAATGACAAGGTTTTCTAAGCTTCTTTTTAGGATTTCTGGGTTGGTAGATAAAACCTCCACAGCTTCAAGTCTAGAGACATCTTTAGAAATGAAATAATCAAGTTTGGGTTTAAGGGTTTTTTGAGTTTCAACTGAAAAGATGGGTGGGAATCCCGTAATGAGTTTTGAGATGTTGGGTTTAGTGAACCCGTAAGATTCAAACATGGTAAGAACAGAGTCTGGTTTCGATGTGGTTTTAAAATTGAGTTTCTTAGAAGCAGATAGAGCTTGTTTTTCAGTTAACCCACATGAATTCATCAAATAAGAAACTACaagtgaaggagaagaagaagaattgggtTGATTTTTTGAACAAATTGAAGACGACATAAACCTAACTTTGATAAGATAAGGGTTTTGGGATGTAAGATGCGAGCATAGAGAAAGGGGTTTTGTATGTCCTCCATTGATGGGTATTAAGAAACCTAACTTTCTTGCATTAGCGAAATAACTACACCAATAAATCACCATTTACCAAGGTAGTTAATTTCGGATTCCGGTTTAtctcggtcccgagcgagacactggtacaacgttgtctcggggagatttcgttttcaaatttcggtgtaatttcggttccaacttttataaTAAGAAGTGTTTGTTGCCAGGTTCAATTAATTCCAATCCTACTTTGAGTCAGACTAGAAGATTGAGGGAGTATTGACCCACTTAAAAAaaacatagtattagtaaatctggttgttcaccttcctcatcatcaacaccaaatgataattttaggtcaagaaattcaaacacaacaacaagcaataatactagtgactgaattaatctgtttaatttttgtacttgagattaatccactcaattttaaaaatatatatatatatattccggccgaaaaacgcgtttccggccgaaattttcgcaaagatttcgtcctgccgaaattaacaaaatctcatcttcttggaccgaaatccggAATTTCGCCGAAATTTCGGTCGAGATGGCCGAAATTAACTACCTTGCCATTTACACGTATAATAAGGGGGTTACAAGAGTTACAAAATTAACACCCATAAAATGGGTATTAAGAATCTAATTACTATGAATTAGTGGAGTGATGGTTCATCTCCATATaattattatataacaaaaatatGGTTTATTATTTTTCTATTGATTGAATTGTGTACgcttatttttgtattggtttgcTTCAGATTTTAATTCTTGCTTCaagttttttgttttaatttctaaaattttgtaattttttatttttgtataagaTCATTAAAATTTGCAGAAAAGACATAACGCTGGACTCAAAGGTTAGTTTCCATGAtcgatttgattaattttttacttttgttcacattcaattttttttttagttctcaTCAGGAAGTGTAatcttatttttaagttttaattaatAGAATGAGTTGCAATCAGGGAATTATTCTTTAGTTTTAATCGATAGAAATTGAACTGTAATTAGGAAAAAAGTGATTATGAGAACTTTAACCGGACATTGAACATTTTTCTAATTCATTAATGATGTGATTAATGCATGAtggatttaattttttgattttctggatgaAATCAAGAATTGGCAATATCGTATATTTGgcaatattttatttttgagataattgttttagataataaaaaataaaattttaatttaaaAGAATATTGGTGGGATCAAAAAATATTTTCCACGTATTTTATTAGGTCACGTCAAATAAATTTCCGTTAAAATATTTGGTGGGGTCAGAATCAACCAGAAACTCTGACTAACCACAGCGctcgaaaaaaaaaattatataaaaaatataaaggaACCCCATGTATGGAACTTAATGTTCGAGAAGGTTATCGATTTATATTTGTGGAAGAAAATTCAGTTGAAAAGTATGGTTGTTTCCATCGTCAGAGGTGGTGAATTGTTTAGATGCTTAACTGATCTAGTGTTTTGATTATTTAGCGCCTTTGGTTTGGCATTCAATTTGAGTACGCAGGTTGAATAAAAGCTATTTAAGTAGGGGTGTCAATGgatgaatatccgtcggatattgagAAATCCGTATCCGATAGGTTAAGTGTTTTAtaggatattcgatatccggtaATATTTTATAGGATATCAAAAATCATATATTGATTTCGATAGGCTAAGCTATCGGATATTTATCTGATAATATCCGACTGTGACAAAAAATGTTAAAAACCGTCCAaaacatgttcataattgaatttaagtttattttctcaaacatatcatatcggatatcggatattttttcttacttttcTACTCGACTCTAACATGATTAGGGAAAATCGCAAATAAGTCCATATTCTATCGGATACTAACAATTTGGATGGAGCGTAATCCGTTTTCGATatattaaggaagaaatatccgatagaaAATctgatccgatatccgataaaatggataaaatcctataggatctcgaatacccGAAAACGGATTCCGTATATCGGACATATATTGACAGTCCTAATTTAAGATTTGAACACAGCAGCAACACGCCTATTTTTCTACCTAAAGAAAACATGCGCGACCTATTTGTAGAAAGGACTGAACGAGCAGTTCTGTCTTCGATGTGATGCTTACTACCATGGCTAGCTCCAATAATAATTTACAAAGGCCTGAGAGAGGGGTTTTGAGTTTGAACAGGACAACGAGTTTTCAATCAAAAATGTGGACACAGGGAAACTCAGTGATTCATAGGAGTTTTATGTCTTTTTAAGTCCAGTTAACTGGCGATCTGGAGGATAATATTCCGTCAACGgttttttgaaggaaaaaaaagcgGTCAAAACAGGCTTAGTATTGTAGGGAAAAAAAGACCTAGATTTGGAAAGCGCAGAAAAAAGACCTAGATTTAAAattaatgcttcaaaaaaaaaaggaaaaatttagTTTTTGTGAATTCAAAGAAAGCTGGCTCAAAGAAACCAATATCATCACAAATACACATATATGTATCCAAGATGAGAAGTACACTTACTTCCTAGATGCCTAAAATAGAAAATGAAGTCCATGCTGCTTATTAAATAACTTGATATGAAAAGCAGTATTAGCTGCAGCTAGCTAATAATTGTACATTTGCGCTCCACTAGAACATTATTCCTTGAATTGCTGTGAATAATGAGGATGATGCCAAGGTAATGCTCTTGCAGCAACACTTGCACAGTAGTTGAGTAGGGGCGCACCCCATTCTCGCCAATGAAGCTCCCCTTTCCGAACACTGACTTTGACAATAATCACGTGTACAAACGCTGCAGCTGGTTACGGGGTTTGGTATAAAATCCTCCCCGGCTTTGCATATGTCTATTGGAGCTGTCGGTGGAGGGGGGGACGGAGATGGAGGTGGGGgtgagggtggtggtggtggtggcgaggAAGGAGGAGGTGAGGGTGGTGGTGGGGAAGGGGGAGGCGGCGATGGGGATGGAGGAGGAGGCGAGGGTGGTGGTGGAGAGGGGGGCAGTTTTTTGCAGCAGCATTCACACCTGAAATTCATAGTTCCTGGTGGGTTTGTTTTGCACGTTTGCGCAACCACTAAACTATTCATTCCAGCACATTCACTCTTACACCAATTTGTACAAGTAGTGCAATCTTGTGTGGGTCCCCATGTAGCCTTTTTGTATACCTCCTCAGGTCCGCACATAttagctggtggtggtggtggggatggtggcggtggtgatggagacggaggAGGAGGTGAGGGTGGTGGGGGTGGAGGGGATGGTGGTAATATCTTGTCATCACAACAACATTCACAATCCACATTATTGGGTTTTTCCGACCTCTTGCAGCTTTCAGCGGTCATCGCCCTATTCTTTGCGGCACATTTTCTTTTACACCCATCGAAACAACAGCCGCAATCAAGTGTAGGGCCACATCGATACCACTCATATATGTGTCCAGGTTCGCAAATattttttggtggtggtggtggggatggAGGAGGAGGTGAGGGTGGTGGGGAAGGGGGAGGCGGCGATGGGGATGGAGGTGGGGGTGGAGGAATTGCATTTCCACAACAACATTGCTCCATCCAAGTAAAACGCGCAATACGATCACCATAGGTTCCGATGCACTGTGATCCTGCACTGAGACGACCTTTCCCCTTACAATTTTTCTCACAAATAGGTTGGAGACTACACTGTACGCCATCTGGTCGTGTTATGAGTTGGTACTGTTGTCCCTTAGTACATATTTCCTTGGGGGTTTTCTTGCTATTCGAGAAAGGGGGTGGAGTTGAAGTAGCTGGAGGCAGGGAAGGGGTCGGAGGAGAGGAGGTTGATGGTGGTGGTTTTTTGCAGCAACATTGACAATTAAGATACGTATTTTGTCTTGAACACTCGTCCCGAACCATTGAACCTTTGATACCTGAGCATTGGCCTTGGCACCAAGTTTTGCAAGTACTGCAAGGCGGCGGAGGGGTCCTTACGTAATTCCTCTCTACATACGTATCACCAGGAGTACATATATTGTCCCACCATGCCGAAGTCATTTCTGCAAATACACATACTAGGTGGTTAGGTGATGTGTATTTATATaaaatcttataaaaaaaaatcaatgaatcCATGTTCCAAGGCACCACACCAAACCAGGATTGCAGGCAAGGAAAGAAACAAAATCCACATTTTGTAGAGACAAACAGTACATCTCTATTCCACTTTAGAGGAGAGTTTTGCACCCAacttaaaattaaggaaaataaaacaaaagtgCTCAAACATTAATGGCTATTATCATGTTTAAAAAGATTTATGGCTCCaaaacaaaattttaaaataTTA from Papaver somniferum cultivar HN1 unplaced genomic scaffold, ASM357369v1 unplaced-scaffold_80, whole genome shotgun sequence includes these protein-coding regions:
- the LOC113345092 gene encoding basic proline-rich protein-like, whose translation is MMATKFCFVAIFLISIASTSQMTSAWWDNICTPGDTYVERNYVRTPPPPCSTCKTWCQGQCSGIKGSMVRDECSRQNTYLNCQCCCKKPPPSTSSPPTPSLPPATSTPPPFSNSKKTPKEICTKGQQYQLITRPDGVQCSLQPICEKNCKGKGRLSAGSQCIGTYGDRIARFTWMEQCCCGNAIPPPPPPSPSPPPPSPPPSPPPPSPPPPPKNICEPGHIYEWYRCGPTLDCGCCFDGCKRKCAAKNRAMTAESCKRSEKPNNVDCECCCDDKILPPSPPPPPPSPPPPSPSPPPPSPPPPPANMCGPEEVYKKATWGPTQDCTTCTNWCKSECAGMNSLVVAQTCKTNPPGTMNFRCECCCKKLPPSPPPPSPPPPSPSPPPPSPPPPSPPPSSPPPPPPSPPPPSPSPPPPTAPIDICKAGEDFIPNPVTSCSVCTRDYCQSQCSERGASLARMGCAPTQLLCKCCCKSITLASSSLFTAIQGIMF